The Gammaproteobacteria bacterium region CAGTGTAATATTACCAAGCGGAGCCAGCCATGGTCGTCCCTGCCGACCACGACCAGCAGTTTGCTGCTCTGCAATCACCACTTGGCGCACAGACAACTCAGCATGTTGCAATAAATAATTGTTGGTTGAATCGAGCGCGGGAAATAACAACACATCGCCTAGCAAGGCGCGACTTTTGACGTCAATGGCGGCGCTGATGCGTTCGCGATCAAGTAATTCAATATCCGCTGTTAGACGGTATCCTTTACCACGTACTGCATCGATAGCAAGCCCGGCTTTGCGCAAGGATGTAATATGCTTCCACACCGCCGTGCGGCTGAGACCCAATTCAGCAGCGAGTTGCTCGCCAGAGCAGAACTGCCCCTTAGACAAATGTTGAATCAACTGCTGTCGAACTGTGTACGTACTTATTAGCTGAGTCATAATCGCTCTCGCCGGACAAATTACGCTGACTAAAACGCCTTATCTAATTATGATGAGTTCAATATTACAAGGCAAAAAAAACCAGATAGCGACCGTATCTGGTCGTATCTGGCTTTTTTGTCTTGCGACTAAACACGTTTGCTGTGCCCAGTCGTAATCTGGTTTTCGGCTTAAGCCAAACGCTTAACTGAGGTTGACAGCAAGAAAATACAAACCTGTAATTACTACAGCCAAGAAAATAATTACTATTAAATCATCACGTGATGCCATGCTTATCTCCACATAGTGAGCTACTTATACGTAAACTTATACTATGTACGATAGCAGAATCAGTGATAGTGCTCAAGCCAAGCAGGTTTTAACGCATGTATCTTCCATAAAATGCCTAATATTAGCGATAACCTCGTTGATCATCGCTCATTGGGCGCATAAACCGCAGTACCACAGAGAATATCAGCCACCATATGAGCAAGGCAATCAACAGCCAAGCGATAGCAATTGGGCCAAATATGACTGGCGCCTTTAACATCGTTGTCATCAACGAATCTTCGTAATAGAAAAACCACTGATGCTTGTCCGGAAACAACCAGACATGTAGCTGATAGAACAGTTTAACTGGCCCAATAATCAACACCAGCACTGCTAACACAACAAGCAGTACTGCCATCTTTATAAATAGACCCGACAAACCAGACATTTTAATTGCTGCCCTGCGCATCCAAACCAACAGTACAAGCAATATTATTGCCAACGCAGCGCCGCAAATATTCATCCAATGAATCAGCTGTGCGACATCACGCATATGGGTGATTTCAGCATCGGTCAGCAGCGTGTCGATGGCGCTACCTTTATTATCTTTATACTCAATTGTAGTTAGGCCTTTACCACCATTATTGATGGCAGCAACCAGCTCTGCCATCAACCGTTCATGCTCCACGCGACCCGTCGTTGCAAAGTCTTTACGGTTACGGTTTAGCGGACCGTATTCGGCAATGTTTTCATCAATGCCGATCACGCTATACCACTGTGAATAAAAGAAATTAAGTGGCGAGAGCACGTGCCAGGCGATAATTAATGACAGCAAAAACCCTACTAAGGCAGTGATAACCCATAAACCCGAAGCTACTCTGATGGTGTATGTCATGGTTGCCAATTCACTGGCAGTCGCCCAGTTTGAGCCAAGGCCATAATGTCCATCGATAAAGCAACGCTGGTATGCACTAAAACACCACCCCATATCGAACGCGAACGTAGTGCAATAATCCCTAACACCAAACCGAACACTAATGCACCGCTAGCTTCAAGCCAAGGTTTACTCAAATGAATCATGACATAAGGCACAATCATGACAAACAATGCAGTGGCACCAAAACGACGATGGCAAGCATGCAATAAAAAACCACGAAAAAAGAACTCGAGAAATATAAACTGCGTAAGGTAAATGCACTGCCAGAGCAGTAAATCTAAAATGCTCCGTTGCGCCAAACGATAAAAAGGGTAGTGGCTAAGAAAATCACTGCGGTAGCTGGCAAAATAAGCAAAGCTGATGACTAGTAGCATAATAAAAATACACCAGGGCAAATAACGACTCGTTTGGTTCCAGCCTAGACCATAATCACGGAGACGTTCTTTAAAGACAAATTTAATCACCAGGATGGGTACAATGACATAGCCCAATAAATGGCAAGCCCCCCACCATAGTTCGCCCAACAAGTTGAAATACGTATGTTGGCGCAGCTGAAAATAGCCCTCATTACCTAACAAGGCCTGCATAGACGCCTCAAAAACCGTAGCGAATTTGAGGTAGTGAATGGCCAACAACACCAATGCTGTCACCAATAAAGCAATAAGTGGCCGCCAATCAGCACTTTTAGCCGATTCACGCTGCTGTGTGGCGTCACGTTCAATAGCCAAAAACTCGGTCTTAA contains the following coding sequences:
- a CDS encoding CPBP family intramembrane metalloprotease, which encodes MQALLGNEGYFQLRQHTYFNLLGELWWGACHLLGYVIVPILVIKFVFKERLRDYGLGWNQTSRYLPWCIFIMLLVISFAYFASYRSDFLSHYPFYRLAQRSILDLLLWQCIYLTQFIFLEFFFRGFLLHACHRRFGATALFVMIVPYVMIHLSKPWLEASGALVFGLVLGIIALRSRSIWGGVLVHTSVALSMDIMALAQTGRLPVNWQP
- a CDS encoding biotin--[acetyl-CoA-carboxylase] ligase, with the translated sequence MTQLISTYTVRQQLIQHLSKGQFCSGEQLAAELGLSRTAVWKHITSLRKAGLAIDAVRGKGYRLTADIELLDRERISAAIDVKSRALLGDVLLFPALDSTNNYLLQHAELSVRQVVIAEQQTAGRGRQGRPWLAPLGNITLSLSWRFQRSAAAMSGLTLALAVAVIQAIESGREPNLGAQPTLGVKWPNDIVVGEKKLAGILVEMRGESYGPVDIVMGVGVNLDLPVAWHEQIDQPATDVNTAYGKPR
- a CDS encoding DUF1461 domain-containing protein: MTYTIRVASGLWVITALVGFLLSLIIAWHVLSPLNFFYSQWYSVIGIDENIAEYGPLNRNRKDFATTGRVEHERLMAELVAAINNGGKGLTTIEYKDNKGSAIDTLLTDAEITHMRDVAQLIHWMNICGAALAIILLVLLVWMRRAAIKMSGLSGLFIKMAVLLVVLAVLVLIIGPVKLFYQLHVWLFPDKHQWFFYYEDSLMTTMLKAPVIFGPIAIAWLLIALLIWWLIFSVVLRFMRPMSDDQRGYR